TCCTCTGAATTGTTCTCATCAGCTATAAGACCATTTACCTCCTCGCAATGTTCGCTTACAGAATCCCTTTCGGAGGGTTTTGGCATGCTTCTCACATTTTCATTGACTTGAGCTATTTTTTCTGCTGCCAAATCGAGCTGCGGAGGTGGAACGATAAGGAACAATTTGGGCTTCTTTGAAACAGGAGGAGGCTTCTTGTTGGGAGATGCATTTGGTGTATTTTGGGACGTACTTGGTTTCTCTTCTGGAGATGACATTTCGGACAAAATAGTTCTGCTTCCATTGTATGTTGAATTCTGATATTCTTCTTCTCTGCATTCTAGGTTTGTTGCTTCACCACCTGTAAATGTATCCGAACAGCTCTGAGAATCAGAGTATTGTAGCTGGTTGCTTGGCAAGttggaatttttattttctttgacgCTTACGCTTAATCTGGAATCTAGAGAAGCAGATGGCTTCAATGATGGCCGTGAAAATAAGGGTGACGTTTCATCGTGACGTTTGGGATGTAGCACCTGTTCAGTTATTTTTTCATTCTCCAGTTGTGATGATTTTTTAACAGACCTTAACTGTATCATTTGCAGTGCCTGAGCAGTAACTAGAGGAGTGTTTGACTTTATCAGGTCTTGTTTGTTGTAGAGGTTATTAAAATTCCCACCGTCCTCTTTTCCTTGTGTTAAGGGTTTAATTGCATTTTTCAGTGCTTTAGTGCTCAGAGGTGGGGGAATTGGAGGGGCTTTGGAGTGAAAAAAGgctaggggaggagggggtggagGATAGGTCACAGTTGCACAATTATCAGTTTTAGAACGTGAAACCCACAGAACGTCCTCAGTCGACTGAAACACTGAAGcctctggtggtggtggtggtggtggaaaaTGTGGGGATGGTGGCAAAGAACCATTATCATCCATATCCAATACAGGTGGAGGGGGTGGGTCTGGTGTAAGGGAAGAAGTTGGAGAAGACGGCAGGACtagatttgtttttttaatagtcTGCTGCTGTACAGAGTCTGATGTGTTTGAAGAAAGAGATGTTGACGATGAAGACATGGAAACAGAGGAGATCAGAGATGACCTTCTTTCAGGCACTTTGGGTTTCGATTTGCTTTTCCCACTTCCTGGTGACATGTGTCTTAGTAAAAGTGGTACAGGTGTCAGATTGGTTGGTGTGTTTGATTGGCTTGAATATCCACTAGATGGTGATGTCACTCTGCAAGCCTTTTCTGGAGATTTATTGCTTTGCTTGGCAAGGTCGGTAGGTAACTGTTGACTGACAGCTCCTGTACTGTAATCATTAGCTGATTTGTTAGGCGAGTGAGATACAGATTTTGGTTGTTCATCCATGTAGTAGCTCCAGTGATCGACATACTCAGACTTTATACTACTTGTATCACTCTGAGATGGGGTAACTGGGCAAATAGAGTACATATTGGAGGCAGAAGCAGACATATTACTACTGCTTGCACTTGCTGTACTTTGACTGCGACAACGCAAAACCCAGGGATCCTCATAGTCACTGCAAGGACTCTGAGATGGTGAGCCACTACTTTTACTCTTCAAGTTTAGCTGTAGTGACTGCTGGAGAGTAGCAATAAGTTTTTCATTGAGTACCTGTCCATTTGATTGGAGACTTTTCTTACTTGGACGTCTAAGAGAATCAGTTCTAGAAGGAGGGGGTGGAGGCTTTTTAGACTTTTTCAATGATATGCTGCGGGTTAGAGATTTATCACTATAGCTTGACCTTTCATCCATGTTTAGACCTTCTTTCTTATCCAAGATATTAATGACAGTGTTGCGGTGATTCTGGATGCCATTATGATAGTTCTGATTACTTGTACCCATCCCAGAATCCATGTGCATTGAAGTGTAAAATCCATCATGGTCTACAGAGTAAAGCGAGCTGGAATCTGCTTTTCTATCTGAACTACAGGTGCTCATATTGCTCACAGGAGAGCCAGACAGAACAGATGATGATTTTCTTAAAGGAGCACAACAGTCATTTTCCCTCATTTCAGATGACCACTGGTCTGCACTATTAATGCTGCTGGTTATGCTACCATTTCTTTGACGGCCATCAGAGTAGCTGGAATCACTGCGGGTATCACTATCCTGTGAGAGATTATTAAAGGCATCATTGACTTTATAAGACATGGTTTGGGAACCATTTTTCATGCTGTTAGTATTGTTTAGGGATGCTGCTGGATCACTCAGGGAAATGATTGTAATGGTGCTAGGAGAGGGTGTATCAGAGGTTTGAGAGTGGCGGGCTGAACTGCTTTCACTCCAGTTACCACTAGAAGAGTGATGATCATCTTTAAGGTTGACATGATCCCTGCGTAGGCTTTTCTTATGGGAAGATGAGGAGTGAGATATTCCTTTGCTTTCCAGATGTCCAGTGCTCTGTGAGGTATGAATGGCAATAACCTCTGAAGAAGATGACAACATAGCATTAGGAATGATACTAGTTGAATATGCAGCATGAGGGGACACCACACACGCTGGATTGGAAAACGCTTCTCTTTCCGAGCCCCGGACTTCTTGGGACTTTGGCCTCTGTAGTGTGCCTGTTCTGGGGTTGTTCCTCAGGTGAACTACACTGTCATCAACTTGTAATTTGCTTAACTGACGTGGCAATGTACTGTAGGAGTCTTCCATATGGCTGGAACCCAGTGACTGTTGCTCAATGGACTGCATAGACACCCTTGCCCCTGTTCTTGGCAAACTTCGGAAATACAAATCACCAGTGGAACGCGGCGTATATCCAGCAGGGTCACTAAGCGAAGACATGTTCCCTGATGAATTAGACATCAGAGCTGCTATGCCTTGTCCTTTCTGGGCTCGGATTCTTCGGACAGAGGGGGGCACTACCTTTatctcatcagtctggcagctgaAGTCCCTGGTTTCTGACCTTTGTGTGGGAGAGCGGCATGGCTCTAAACCATCCAGGGCATTGTAATTCTCCGGTATGTGCATTGAATGTCCTCTGAAACCTATCTGGCCGACACTTGCTGCAGAgtcaaaatataaataattagaccatttataaaaaaaaaaaaagcttaaaacaTTAACTTTACACATTCAAAGCGAAGGATCATCAGTGAATACATTTAACATTGTAGATGAGAATATCATTAACTTAGAATATTGAAGAATTATGCcaatatattgttatattgcaCAGAACCTTTACTGACATGTTTGTTTTGCATTCCCCATAAAATAATTCTGGAGTATGTTTTCGGTATGTTCTGCCGTTCCTCTAAATCagcgatcagcaaccttcagccctccagctgctgtgaaactatcactcccagcatgcaaacttaccCGGCTGTTTTTGTAACTCCTTCAGAAGTgataggaggattctgggagttgtagtttcaaaacagctaCAGTGCCATTGTTGCTGACCACTGCTCTAAATGATAAATTGCCAACTGGGCATTGCCATTGCCCCTGTCAAAGAGGTGTTTCCCTGAACGGGCTGCCAGTGCCATcagtgattggacagtgtcagtctgtgcagggacacacctccaagTGGTCAATTTATCCATAAACTTCTAATAGGAATAATAGAGTATCAgcgcaacatagagtcataaggatgcatgctccagaattgtaattacatggggaatacaactATTTTACAAAAACAAACATGTCAGAAGTGGTGCCAgtgttctttaaagaggacctgtaactactcttgacttgtctgttttagcaactacttgtgtCCCCATGTGATAAAAATTCtgaaacatctattcttatgactatgttgtgtcattcttttattattcctgctagaagtaatAGATTAATTTAAACAGTTTGCaaggaaggtccagatgggtgttaccagttggaggtgtgtctcTGCACAACTTGAtagtatccaatcagtgctgccagtgtcagactgtacagggacacactcctaactggtaacacccatttggACCTTTCTTGCAGACTGTTAGTAATTCATTTATAATTTCTAGCAGGATTaatgaaggaatggcacaacatacagtccAGAATTATTacctggggaatgcaagtagttactaaaacagacatgtctagAGAGGTTACAGATCCACTTTAAATCATGATAAACTCTATTCACATACAGAGCATTAATTAGCCTACTGCTGATTCAGTTTCTGCACAGCACATATTCTGCTGGTTTGCTTTCTGgtaaggctacttgcacactagcgttcgggtgtccgcttgtgagctccgtttaaaggggctcacaagcggtcccgaacgcttccgtccagcactaatgaattccgctcagaatgcatcagtctggcagcgttcagcctccgctcagcaggcggacacctgaatgctgtaagtcaatggggacggatccgtttgaatatgacacaatcttaaaaaaacggatccgtcccccattgactttcaatgtaaaagtctggacggatccgttcaggctactttgacacttagacattttttaacaatataatgcaaatggatccgttctgaacggatccaccgcctgcattatatgagcggatccgtctgagacggatccgctctgaacgctagtgtgaaagtagccttagtatacTGTAAAGTAGTCTGAGCTAAACTATTAGCGGTGTTCCTGTCAAAGGGTCAGCTACATCCAAGTAACAACCAAGAGACTGGTAAATGCAGCAATCGCTGGAAATTGTGATTTATATTCCTAAAATAAtgctaaatatttgcaaaattaCTCAACAATGCACTTAGATTCTAAAACAATTTAAATGGAGTTCAATGGAGAACCAATGGTTTTTGGGACTTCTGATTAAACCAAATCCCGAACATGGGTATACTACACAAAGCCTACCCATAACATTTGGCATAAAAAACACAAATGGCAGCACCACTTCATGCAAGGAAATGAGTTCAATACTGAGGATCTCCTCTACATGAAGAAGCTTGATCTCCACTTTCGATGGAGCTGTTTGAATGAAGTCTTCCTTGCTTTAGCGTTTTCCCTACAACACCAATAGTGACTGAATAACGAGAGGATATGTAATGAGATTTCTATGGGGTTGCTGCTACAAGCTACATCTGTACACACGTAACAGCAGCAACCACCTCATGCTCAGCACATACAGATAATTACGGAGCCACCCCACTTTATGAATACGTTGATAGCGCTCACACAGACATCAGTGTTTGCCATGCCATTGTATGTGCTACATTCAGCGGTGTTAATGTAGCTGTGGCGGTTTTCGGTACGCTATTAGTGGAGCAGAGTACAGATGTTATTACTGCAGTGATTTAGAGTCTGTACAATGGACAAGAACAGTTGTAAGTATCACACTTCAGCAGTTGTAGTATTTTAGTGGAAGTGGTTAGTAGACTTTCCCTTGACCATAACTGTCATCTCCTGTAAGGCTATCAGACTGTATTGTTTGATGGGTGGCATAAGATGTAATTAAGCTGGTAGTGGTGAGCAACGAGAGTGATGGCTGCTGCTGGTGGAATACAGTTCTGATGAGCCATACCTAGCTCCTTCTGTATGTTGTCTGGGACGCCTGTTATAGTCTTTCTCCTTTTGACATTCTTCGGACGTCTTACCACAGTGTCAGTATGAATAAGAGACCGCCGGAAGATGGCTTGGCGGTCGAAATTCTCCCCTGATACAGAGTAGTGGAACAAGCAAGGCAACATTAATTCCAAGCGCTCTAACATCATGCATCTGTTACCCCTAAATTATTGGGCCAATAACGCAGAAGGTATTAATGGATGATGTTAGTAGAAGTATTACAGCAGAGAAGTACACAAATGGTACCTAATGCCACAATAACGTTCCCAAACTACGGCATAACCTATGGTGATTGGTGAAAATAAAATACTGATATATCATGGAAATGATATATTGAGAAATATCAAAATATATGTGATATAGAAGACACATGAAACACTTCAGCAGCTAACTTTTCAGTATTTGGTGCAATTCAAAGACACTAAAAAACTACATAAAAATAGAAATTCAAAGAATAATGTCCAAATGATAAAtggtaaaaaagcaaaaaaaaaaatataattttccaaTCAGGTTGAGGCTACATGGCGATCTTGGCGGAGCCACCCGTCACTCCACCAACGATCACTGTTGGTTGGTTTCTccgagtaaatttttttttaaaacaggttTTAACGTTATTTTCTGGCGTTTTGACATATTCTCTatagggaaaaaaactgaaaaaaatacatgGTTCTCACAAAAAAGCAGCTGAAAAAATGCCATAAAACCTTCATGCATTATGGTCATAAAGGACAAAAACAActccttttttgaattcactactgtttttggcttccaaaactgcaccagGAACCAGGAACCCTGCTGCTGTGGTAGAACCCTTAGccacctttcacacgggcgagttttctgcgtgggtgcaatgcgtgacgtgaacgcattgcacccacactaaatccggacccattcatttcaatggggctgtgtacataagcaatgtttttcatgcatcacttgtgcgttgcgtgaaaatcgcagcatgttctatagtctgcgtttttcacgcaaagcaggccccatagaagtgaatggggctgcgtgaaaatcgcattgcatccgcaagcaagtgtggatgcaatgcgattttcacggatggttgctaaggagatgatgttaataaatagggatgagccccgggaccccattaaagtccatttactttattattttccattataacattaatatataacatggaaaataatagcattctttaatacagaatgcaaagtgaaatgtccattgagggttaaaaaaataataataattactcacctcatccacttgatcgcgcagccgttatcgtcttctttcttctcacaggacctgcaaaaggacttgCGCTGACGTCATCGCACTCACCACATCAACGCAAGTCCTGGGTGAAATGACgccagcgcaggtccttttgcaggtcctgagagAAGAAAGATGATAACGACTGTGCGatgaagtggatgaggtgagtaatgtttttattattttttaaccctcaatgcacatttcactttgcattctgtattaaagaatgctattattttccattagaaccatgttataatggaaaataataaaatctacagaacaccgaacccgaacttcagtgaagttcgggttggggtctgggtaccaacattcagttttttatcacgcacgtgcaaaacgcattaaaacgcaatGAACTCGcgaagaaaaaactgaacaacgcaattgcagacaaaactgactgaaattgtgtttCCCGcgacacccatgtgaaaggggccttaggaggtTATCAAAAgaccacaggataggtgataaggtATGATTGCTGGGAAAACTTCCACCAGTTACTAGAATGGGAGTCCCAACCCCTAgttccttctcacagcttttgattctgaatggagtggtggactgGTCATGCATGCACCATACTGCTCCATTAAATGTGAATGGGGCTGACAGAGGCAGTTCCATAGACATTTTCACTTTAGACCATGCCGCTTTGTCCCCTGTCAGCTGTGCTTTTAATCATTTTCCTCTTTTTGGCTGAAAAGAATACATCACAAATTGCACCAAACTGAATTAAAGCTTAAGGGGGACAGTTATCAAAAATGGTGTacagtagaattggcttagttgcctatagcaaccaatcagattccaccttacatttcCCAAAGGAGATGTGAAAAAtgacaggtggaatctgattggttgctatggacaactaagccagctttcctttgcaccagttgtgATAAAGCTCCTCCTAAGTGTCTAATGTGTTTAATTGTTATATGAAAATACTGGTTTTCACTCCCCAATCTACGTGCTTAATACCAGAACCTTATTGTGACATGAAATGAATCCTAAACAGTGAACTGTCAGGCTGTGTCCACTTCAGGCACATACTTCCCACTGTGACAATGCATACAAAGTCTTACGGCATGTTCACACTCTGCAGATTTGTTACAGACATTTCTTGGACTGAAGAATCCCTTCCTGCATCTGAATGGAGTCTTTTTTCTGCACCATTCATTTGGAGTTCTGTAAATCCTATTCAGATGTATGGAGAAGTCATGGAAATGACTGCaaaaaatctgctgtgtgtgaatatagccttaatCTTCATGCATTTTTTCAGCACCCTTCATTAAACACAGATTTTTCactatttttttaatgaagtacATACGAAACATGCAATGAGTTTACATCAAGCACCATCACAGCTGCATGGCATGCATACAACCTGAACACCAAAGGGTTAATTGTCCAATAATGAGATAGATCTGTACCAGACTAGCCTAGCCCAGGTCTCCCGGTAGAGCAGATCTCATAAGCCGAGAATTTTACCTGGTCCAGCTTGCTCTACATAAGGTGTCTTAATAAGTCTATGGTGCCACAGGCAGAACAGAGGGGGAGCGGGGGCAGATGGCACATTCTTCGCCACATTCAGGCTTTGCGGTAGCAGGCCTTAGGTCTTCCAGCATGAACATGCTCACAGCACCACAATTATCATGCAGCACAACTCCCACCCTCCCCCAATAATCCAACCACTCCCCATTGCTCAGGCCATTGTATTGTTTTGTGAGGGAAAGTGAATGACCCTGCATTCATAGTGCTGTAAGTGCAAACCCCATGGAAATGTGCCTGGCATGTTTAATGATTGGGTCTGCGTGGGCAGTAGGATAGACTGAAATGATTCCATAAAATAGGTCTTTATCGCTGATCGTTGTTATTACAGCCATTCTATTACATTTTATAAAAATGTGACACATTTGATATCCGTTTTTCCTAGTAGATACAATGTTAAATACGGACTCCAGGCACTTATATTTGGAACCGCAGGTTCTATATAGAAATATATCTTGTCCTTCAGTGTGCTCTATATGTTGCATTCAATGCAAAAGCTTTTGCAGaggaaaaattttaaaatgttgcTCATACCAGTGAAATTGCTGACAAATACTCCTTCTGCAGGATTGCACAGGATCCACCAGAGGGAGCAATTTTTATGTGAATACTCAGGCAGCTCAGAGGAATGCTATAtcttagacctcttgcacacgaacgtattttctttccgcgtccgttccgggatgttttgcggactgtatatggaaccattcatttcaatgggtctgcaaaacaaaacggaaggtactccgcgtgcattccatttccgcatttccgttccgcctaaaaaatagaacatgtcctattcttgtccgcattacggacaaggatagtactgttctatttggggccagctgttctattccaccaaaatacggaatgcacgcggatgtcatccatattttttgcggaccgcaaaatacatatgttcCTGTGCAAGAGGCAACCAAGGCAGATACTCCTTCAGTACTCAGTTCTATGTATGTTGAGAGAAGGGCCTAGATATTGTTCTTCCTTTACTGAACCATCCAAGTGTACTGATTtgggtggttaaagggaacctctcagcggcaaaaaccaccccaaaccgccagcagtaccttcaagtagccggcagtgtgtttctaatgatgattttcttcctgcagtcagatACAGTAAAAGTAGGAAAACCGTTTTTATCCTCTGAGTGCGCTATTTTCGAGTCACTCTTGAAGTCAagcgggcagcggcctccttgcttcaagtcacggtaagcacgcccacttccctgtccctgctctgtgactgacagccggctgttcggcaaagccagTCGGCTGTCATGCATaagtgctgtcagtcacagcgaaggggcagggaagggggcgtgctTACCgtaacttgaagcaaggaggccgctgcccgctTGACTTCAAGAGTGACTCTAAAATAGCGCGCTCAGGGGATAAAACGTTTTTCCTACTTTTACTGcatctgactgcaggaagaaaatcatcattagaaacacactgccggctacttgaaggtactgctggcggtttggggtggtttttgccgctgacaggttccctttaagtgcaaaaTGATTTGGTCTTCAcaatgtttgtatttttttttcgaaCTCCACCGTTATTAGATTGAATGCTGAAACATTTTTGCATTTGAGAAGTCACATTGTGAATGCAGAAAGCAAAGTGCCTTCGGTGATCAGTCATGAGTCATGTCACCTGAACACAGCTATCCCAGCCAGAGCAAAAAGTGAGCACGAGAATaggactattaggcctcatgcacacaactgtattttttctctgcaaaatgcggatgggatgcggaccccttcatttacatggggttgcaaaagatgcagacagcagactggggcacatttactattgGCAAAGTCTTCAATTTACACCTCATTTATTATCCCTTAT
The genomic region above belongs to Bufo gargarizans isolate SCDJY-AF-19 chromosome 4, ASM1485885v1, whole genome shotgun sequence and contains:
- the NHSL1 gene encoding NHS-like protein 1 isoform X5, producing MFCLKAVSNLDEESKWTVHYTASWHQQENVFLPSSRPTCVEDLHKQAKVNLKTVLRECDKLRRDGYRSSQYYSQGPTFSSSPDMVCTSYQEDDDEHSRKFSFSSTEEERLLTEKRPKTPVSNEFSDTHTNWSKSLPLPTPEEKMRQEAQAVHTDVVPINITASVGQIGFRGHSMHIPENYNALDGLEPCRSPTQRSETRDFSCQTDEIKVVPPSVRRIRAQKGQGIAALMSNSSGNMSSLSDPAGYTPRSTGDLYFRSLPRTGARVSMQSIEQQSLGSSHMEDSYSTLPRQLSKLQVDDSVVHLRNNPRTGTLQRPKSQEVRGSEREAFSNPACVVSPHAAYSTSIIPNAMLSSSSEVIAIHTSQSTGHLESKGISHSSSSHKKSLRRDHVNLKDDHHSSSGNWSESSSARHSQTSDTPSPSTITIISLSDPAASLNNTNSMKNGSQTMSYKVNDAFNNLSQDSDTRSDSSYSDGRQRNGSITSSINSADQWSSEMRENDCCAPLRKSSSVLSGSPVSNMSTCSSDRKADSSSLYSVDHDGFYTSMHMDSGMGTSNQNYHNGIQNHRNTVINILDKKEGLNMDERSSYSDKSLTRSISLKKSKKPPPPPSRTDSLRRPSKKSLQSNGQVLNEKLIATLQQSLQLNLKSKSSGSPSQSPCSDYEDPWVLRCRSQSTASASSSNMSASASNMYSICPVTPSQSDTSSIKSEYVDHWSYYMDEQPKSVSHSPNKSANDYSTGAVSQQLPTDLAKQSNKSPEKACRVTSPSSGYSSQSNTPTNLTPVPLLLRHMSPGSGKSKSKPKVPERRSSLISSVSMSSSSTSLSSNTSDSVQQQTIKKTNLVLPSSPTSSLTPDPPPPPVLDMDDNGSLPPSPHFPPPPPPPEASVFQSTEDVLWVSRSKTDNCATVTYPPPPPPLAFFHSKAPPIPPPLSTKALKNAIKPLTQGKEDGGNFNNLYNKQDLIKSNTPLVTAQALQMIQLRSVKKSSQLENEKITEQVLHPKRHDETSPLFSRPSLKPSASLDSRLSVSVKENKNSNLPSNQLQYSDSQSCSDTFTGGEATNLECREEEYQNSTYNGSRTILSEMSSPEEKPSTSQNTPNASPNKKPPPVSKKPKLFLIVPPPQLDLAAEKIAQVNENVRSMPKPSERDSVSEHCEEVNGLIADENNSEETGLGCQARETSLSPHEVEEDKTFCRQSPVFETEDHQKDDLWATMSDEVHISDNKTESDSLDQQTAQEEENADVFETQAASSPLPHTNDYIDGFEDVLTPTRPRTTEDLFAVIHRSKRKVLGRKDSDDDRTRNHSPSPPVTPTGTFPNVSSFKQPGAIHRNIRKSSTSSDNFKALLLKKGSRSESGSRMSAAEMLKHTDPRFQRSRSDSSLELPDSPTLASPNKNRKAQEEWAKCEGLMPRSMSVTGTRYSRSRTPPSAASSKYNVRSRLQSSPMTVICEGEGETADTIENSFAKAPLRCTMSVDRFQRSASELNDSIGEDNFSTKVHIDLMSRFLDISTGTDHGSVEENS
- the NHSL1 gene encoding NHS-like protein 1 isoform X3, giving the protein MIAYIHCLPADPMVGCLHRVKWQAYCDEEEQELIPISTFKMGNSATKKHRRKKLYTEEENEFWPTVSNLDEESKWTVHYTASWHQQENVFLPSSRPTCVEDLHKQAKVNLKTVLRECDKLRRDGYRSSQYYSQGPTFSSSPDMVCTSYQEDDDEHSRKFSFSSTEEERLLTEKRPKTPVSNEFSDTHTNWSKSLPLPTPEEKMRQEAQAVHTDVVPINITASVGQIGFRGHSMHIPENYNALDGLEPCRSPTQRSETRDFSCQTDEIKVVPPSVRRIRAQKGQGIAALMSNSSGNMSSLSDPAGYTPRSTGDLYFRSLPRTGARVSMQSIEQQSLGSSHMEDSYSTLPRQLSKLQVDDSVVHLRNNPRTGTLQRPKSQEVRGSEREAFSNPACVVSPHAAYSTSIIPNAMLSSSSEVIAIHTSQSTGHLESKGISHSSSSHKKSLRRDHVNLKDDHHSSSGNWSESSSARHSQTSDTPSPSTITIISLSDPAASLNNTNSMKNGSQTMSYKVNDAFNNLSQDSDTRSDSSYSDGRQRNGSITSSINSADQWSSEMRENDCCAPLRKSSSVLSGSPVSNMSTCSSDRKADSSSLYSVDHDGFYTSMHMDSGMGTSNQNYHNGIQNHRNTVINILDKKEGLNMDERSSYSDKSLTRSISLKKSKKPPPPPSRTDSLRRPSKKSLQSNGQVLNEKLIATLQQSLQLNLKSKSSGSPSQSPCSDYEDPWVLRCRSQSTASASSSNMSASASNMYSICPVTPSQSDTSSIKSEYVDHWSYYMDEQPKSVSHSPNKSANDYSTGAVSQQLPTDLAKQSNKSPEKACRVTSPSSGYSSQSNTPTNLTPVPLLLRHMSPGSGKSKSKPKVPERRSSLISSVSMSSSSTSLSSNTSDSVQQQTIKKTNLVLPSSPTSSLTPDPPPPPVLDMDDNGSLPPSPHFPPPPPPPEASVFQSTEDVLWVSRSKTDNCATVTYPPPPPPLAFFHSKAPPIPPPLSTKALKNAIKPLTQGKEDGGNFNNLYNKQDLIKSNTPLVTAQALQMIQLRSVKKSSQLENEKITEQVLHPKRHDETSPLFSRPSLKPSASLDSRLSVSVKENKNSNLPSNQLQYSDSQSCSDTFTGGEATNLECREEEYQNSTYNGSRTILSEMSSPEEKPSTSQNTPNASPNKKPPPVSKKPKLFLIVPPPQLDLAAEKIAQVNENVRSMPKPSERDSVSEHCEEVNGLIADENNSEETGLGCQARETSLSPHEVEEDKTFCRQSPVFETEDHQKDDLWATMSDEVHISDNKTESDSLDQQTAQEEENADVFETQAASSPLPHTNDYIDGFEDVLTPTRPRTTEDLFAVIHRSKRKVLGRKDSDDDRTRNHSPSPPVTPTGTFPNVSSFKQPGAIHRNIRKSSTSSDNFKALLLKKGSRSESGSRMSAAEMLKHTDPRFQRSRSDSSLELPDSPTLASPNKNRKAQEEWAKCEGLMPRSMSVTGTRYSRSRTPPSAASSKYNVRSRLQSSPMTVICEGEGETADTIENSFAKAPLRCTMSVDRFQRSASELNDSIGEDNFSTKVHIDLMSRFLDISTGTDHGSVEENS
- the NHSL1 gene encoding NHS-like protein 1 isoform X4, with product MVVFINTKLKSLISLFKKKTVSNLDEESKWTVHYTASWHQQENVFLPSSRPTCVEDLHKQAKVNLKTVLRECDKLRRDGYRSSQYYSQGPTFSSSPDMVCTSYQEDDDEHSRKFSFSSTEEERLLTEKRPKTPVSNEFSDTHTNWSKSLPLPTPEEKMRQEAQAVHTDVVPINITASVGQIGFRGHSMHIPENYNALDGLEPCRSPTQRSETRDFSCQTDEIKVVPPSVRRIRAQKGQGIAALMSNSSGNMSSLSDPAGYTPRSTGDLYFRSLPRTGARVSMQSIEQQSLGSSHMEDSYSTLPRQLSKLQVDDSVVHLRNNPRTGTLQRPKSQEVRGSEREAFSNPACVVSPHAAYSTSIIPNAMLSSSSEVIAIHTSQSTGHLESKGISHSSSSHKKSLRRDHVNLKDDHHSSSGNWSESSSARHSQTSDTPSPSTITIISLSDPAASLNNTNSMKNGSQTMSYKVNDAFNNLSQDSDTRSDSSYSDGRQRNGSITSSINSADQWSSEMRENDCCAPLRKSSSVLSGSPVSNMSTCSSDRKADSSSLYSVDHDGFYTSMHMDSGMGTSNQNYHNGIQNHRNTVINILDKKEGLNMDERSSYSDKSLTRSISLKKSKKPPPPPSRTDSLRRPSKKSLQSNGQVLNEKLIATLQQSLQLNLKSKSSGSPSQSPCSDYEDPWVLRCRSQSTASASSSNMSASASNMYSICPVTPSQSDTSSIKSEYVDHWSYYMDEQPKSVSHSPNKSANDYSTGAVSQQLPTDLAKQSNKSPEKACRVTSPSSGYSSQSNTPTNLTPVPLLLRHMSPGSGKSKSKPKVPERRSSLISSVSMSSSSTSLSSNTSDSVQQQTIKKTNLVLPSSPTSSLTPDPPPPPVLDMDDNGSLPPSPHFPPPPPPPEASVFQSTEDVLWVSRSKTDNCATVTYPPPPPPLAFFHSKAPPIPPPLSTKALKNAIKPLTQGKEDGGNFNNLYNKQDLIKSNTPLVTAQALQMIQLRSVKKSSQLENEKITEQVLHPKRHDETSPLFSRPSLKPSASLDSRLSVSVKENKNSNLPSNQLQYSDSQSCSDTFTGGEATNLECREEEYQNSTYNGSRTILSEMSSPEEKPSTSQNTPNASPNKKPPPVSKKPKLFLIVPPPQLDLAAEKIAQVNENVRSMPKPSERDSVSEHCEEVNGLIADENNSEETGLGCQARETSLSPHEVEEDKTFCRQSPVFETEDHQKDDLWATMSDEVHISDNKTESDSLDQQTAQEEENADVFETQAASSPLPHTNDYIDGFEDVLTPTRPRTTEDLFAVIHRSKRKVLGRKDSDDDRTRNHSPSPPVTPTGTFPNVSSFKQPGAIHRNIRKSSTSSDNFKALLLKKGSRSESGSRMSAAEMLKHTDPRFQRSRSDSSLELPDSPTLASPNKNRKAQEEWAKCEGLMPRSMSVTGTRYSRSRTPPSAASSKYNVRSRLQSSPMTVICEGEGETADTIENSFAKAPLRCTMSVDRFQRSASELNDSIGEDNFSTKVHIDLMSRFLDISTGTDHGSVEENS